One Bradyrhizobium sp. ISRA464 genomic window carries:
- a CDS encoding methylamine utilization protein translates to MIAGALAGTALGASPYAISQKDREFRPAEISIRRGETLRFINDDGELLHHAYLSSDKFSFDSGDQQPGSKYDVAFPVSGDYTVLCGIHPKMKLTVHVAR, encoded by the coding sequence ATGATCGCGGGAGCGCTGGCAGGAACGGCCTTGGGCGCGAGCCCCTATGCCATCTCACAGAAGGATCGGGAGTTCAGACCCGCGGAGATCTCGATCAGGCGTGGCGAGACTTTACGGTTCATTAACGACGACGGCGAACTGCTGCATCACGCTTATTTGAGCTCGGACAAGTTCAGCTTCGATTCCGGCGATCAGCAGCCGGGCAGCAAATATGACGTCGCCTTTCCCGTATCCGGTGACTACACGGTGTTATGCGGCATTCATCCGAAAATGAAGCTCACCGTCCACGTCGCCAGGTAG
- a CDS encoding EAL domain-containing protein has protein sequence MDLLLSLKTGSVAVFRFVAGCLSRVALTKGSIRTQILIFSLAMSAIAVALGGYSVLGIRHAGDLVARTFDKSLMSINYARAAGADFAAMRVASSQRLLTIDPTARARLDRQIEALAKTLSEDLTVAADRSQSSRAAKAAAKVQEAADAWMALHRRAVESSSQEAAAAGPHAPGTSVGDVDRYAEIVSQQVELLVNYTAGDGFLFRQRALSTIKRDLQLNVAGLTAALFLSALFSWLLARRIIGPVAIASKAARRIAGGDLDATIPKGGTDELGTLLTAMETMRDNIRRTVDQEVSQRRSAQARLSDALETSHEGVVLLGADGEIALANSRASEFIRLSPRLLRSNRLDAAAPADGEVNGFASEAQLSDGRWLRVSRSETQEGGVVLVYSDITTLKQQKAELHATNLRLDAALTHMSQGLCLYDSDGRLQVVNPRFCEIFDVSPELIVPGMTLEDILEMSVAAGNHGTRTVADLLAERERSINAREGGNYLQHLSDGRIISIAQRPTSDGGWLVTCEDVTEQQRAESQIAFMARHDALTKLPNRTLLAERIEQAVAQAGRGLGFAVFCLDLDNFKQVNDTLGHPVGDELLCAVADRLNACVREVDTVARLGGDEFAVIQCGIQNPEDTERLARRIVECVAAPYEVSGHRVVVGCSVGMSVSPGDGTTGEKLLKNADVALYRAKMEGRGTWRFFEPAMDASLQRRRALELDLREAMAKDEFALFYQPLYDLHLDRICGFEALLRWHHPKRGLVPPDQFIPIAEEIGLIVKLGEWVLNRACEQAVTWPSEMKLAVNVSAAQFRDPGLIDIISGALAASKLSPRRLELEITESIFLANSSETIAMLHELKAQGLRIALDDFGTGYSSLSYLRSFPFDKLKIDKSFVRDATATHGSKSIVRAVISLGRSLGMTTIAEGVETVEQLDHMRAEGCNEAQGFLFSPPVPVTEIAAKILELRNGFKADAFRSAMAS, from the coding sequence ATGGACCTTCTCTTGAGCCTGAAAACGGGAAGTGTTGCGGTGTTTCGGTTTGTTGCCGGCTGCCTGTCGCGTGTCGCTTTGACCAAAGGCTCAATTCGTACTCAAATTCTCATTTTCTCCCTTGCGATGAGCGCCATTGCGGTGGCGCTCGGGGGATACTCCGTGCTTGGAATCCGCCATGCCGGCGATCTGGTGGCCAGGACGTTCGACAAGTCGTTGATGTCGATCAACTACGCCCGCGCTGCGGGCGCGGATTTCGCCGCAATGCGGGTGGCATCGTCACAACGCCTGTTGACCATCGACCCGACGGCCCGCGCCAGGCTCGACCGCCAGATCGAAGCGCTCGCGAAGACGCTTTCGGAAGATCTGACCGTCGCTGCCGATCGGTCGCAGTCGTCCCGGGCCGCGAAAGCCGCCGCCAAGGTTCAGGAAGCCGCCGACGCCTGGATGGCGCTGCATCGTCGCGCCGTCGAATCGTCTTCGCAGGAAGCCGCTGCTGCCGGGCCACATGCACCGGGCACGTCTGTCGGCGACGTCGACCGATACGCCGAGATCGTCAGTCAGCAGGTTGAACTGCTGGTCAACTATACGGCAGGCGACGGCTTTCTGTTTCGGCAGCGGGCACTCTCGACGATCAAGCGGGATCTGCAGCTCAACGTGGCAGGGCTGACCGCTGCGCTGTTTCTGTCCGCGCTCTTTTCGTGGTTGCTGGCGCGCCGCATCATTGGACCGGTCGCCATTGCGTCGAAGGCGGCAAGGCGCATCGCCGGCGGCGATCTCGACGCAACGATCCCCAAGGGCGGCACCGACGAACTCGGCACGCTTCTGACCGCAATGGAAACCATGCGGGACAACATCAGAAGGACGGTCGATCAGGAAGTGTCGCAACGCCGGTCGGCACAGGCCAGGCTGTCCGATGCGCTGGAAACGTCGCATGAAGGCGTCGTGCTTCTGGGCGCGGACGGCGAAATCGCTCTGGCGAATTCGCGCGCAAGCGAGTTCATCCGCCTCTCCCCGCGGCTTCTGCGCTCGAATCGACTCGATGCCGCGGCGCCGGCCGACGGCGAGGTCAATGGATTCGCGAGTGAGGCCCAGCTTTCCGATGGACGATGGTTGCGCGTGAGCCGGAGCGAGACCCAGGAAGGCGGCGTCGTCCTTGTCTACAGCGACATCACCACGCTGAAGCAGCAAAAGGCGGAGCTGCACGCGACCAATCTGCGGCTCGATGCGGCGCTGACGCACATGTCGCAGGGCCTGTGCCTCTACGACAGTGACGGACGGCTGCAGGTCGTCAACCCGCGCTTCTGCGAGATCTTTGATGTTTCGCCCGAATTGATCGTGCCGGGGATGACGCTGGAAGACATCCTCGAGATGAGTGTTGCCGCGGGCAATCATGGCACGCGGACCGTGGCCGATCTGCTGGCGGAGCGCGAGCGGTCGATCAACGCGCGCGAGGGAGGCAACTATCTCCAGCATCTGAGCGACGGGCGCATCATTTCGATCGCGCAGCGACCGACATCCGACGGCGGGTGGCTTGTCACCTGTGAGGACGTGACCGAGCAACAAAGGGCGGAGTCGCAAATCGCGTTCATGGCCCGGCATGATGCTTTGACCAAGCTGCCGAATCGAACCTTGCTCGCCGAACGGATTGAGCAGGCGGTTGCGCAGGCCGGCCGGGGCCTCGGCTTTGCCGTGTTCTGCCTGGATCTCGACAACTTCAAGCAGGTCAACGACACACTCGGGCACCCGGTGGGTGACGAATTGCTGTGCGCGGTCGCGGACCGCCTGAATGCGTGCGTCCGCGAGGTCGACACCGTCGCGCGCTTGGGCGGCGACGAGTTCGCGGTCATACAATGCGGCATCCAGAACCCCGAGGACACCGAGCGTCTTGCGCGCCGTATCGTCGAATGTGTCGCAGCGCCGTACGAGGTGAGCGGGCATCGCGTCGTCGTCGGGTGCAGCGTCGGAATGTCGGTGTCGCCGGGCGACGGCACGACCGGCGAGAAGCTCTTGAAGAACGCCGACGTGGCGTTGTACCGCGCCAAGATGGAAGGCAGGGGAACCTGGCGGTTCTTCGAGCCTGCGATGGACGCGAGCCTGCAGCGGCGCCGCGCGCTCGAGCTGGATCTTCGCGAGGCGATGGCCAAGGACGAGTTCGCGCTGTTCTATCAGCCTCTCTATGATCTGCATCTCGACCGCATCTGCGGCTTCGAGGCTTTGCTGCGCTGGCATCATCCCAAGCGCGGACTCGTGCCGCCCGACCAGTTCATCCCGATCGCGGAAGAGATCGGGCTTATCGTCAAGCTCGGAGAATGGGTGCTCAATCGTGCCTGCGAACAGGCGGTCACCTGGCCGAGCGAGATGAAGCTTGCGGTCAATGTCTCTGCGGCCCAGTTTCGCGATCCGGGGCTGATCGACATCATTTCCGGCGCACTCGCAGCTTCAAAGCTGTCGCCGCGCCGGCTTGAGCTCGAGATCACCGAATCCATCTTCCTGGCAAACAGCAGCGAGACGATTGCGATGCTCCACGAGCTGAAGGCGCAGGGGCTGCGCATCGCATTGGACGATTTCGGCACCGGCTACTCGTCGCTGAGCTATCTGCGCAGCTTTCCGTTCGACAAGCTCAAGATCGACAAGTCGTTCGTCCGGGACGCGACGGCGACCCATGGGTCGAAATCGATCGTCCGCGCCGTCATCAGCCTCGGCAGAAGCCTCGGCATGACGACCATCGCCGAGGGGGTCGAGACGGTCGAGCAACTGGACCATATGAGAGCTGAAGGCTGCAACGAGGCCCAGGGCTTCCTCTTCAGTCCTCCGGTCCCGGTGACCGAAATCGCGGCGAAGATTCTGGAGCTGAGAAACGGCTTCAAGGCAGACGCGTTCAGGAGTGCGATGGCGAGCTAG
- a CDS encoding sigma-70 family RNA polymerase sigma factor has product MPLTNELRDDILASVPSLRAFAISLSGNGDRADDLVQETLLRAIANIDSFQPGSNLPAWLFTILRNLFRSDYRKRRREVEDAEGNYAKTLKSQPSQAAHLEFEEFRAALDKLPQDQREALILVGASGFSYEDAAAICGCAVGTIKSRVNRARSKLSALLYVDSAEDFGPDNTVRAVIGGNGG; this is encoded by the coding sequence ATGCCTCTCACGAATGAACTTCGCGACGACATCTTGGCGTCCGTGCCGAGCCTGCGCGCGTTCGCGATCTCGCTTTCCGGTAATGGCGATCGCGCCGACGATCTGGTGCAGGAGACCCTGCTGCGCGCGATCGCCAACATCGACTCGTTCCAACCGGGCTCGAACCTGCCGGCGTGGCTGTTCACCATCCTGCGCAACCTGTTTCGCTCCGACTACCGGAAGCGGCGACGCGAGGTGGAGGACGCCGAAGGCAACTATGCCAAGACGCTGAAGAGCCAGCCGTCGCAGGCCGCGCATCTGGAGTTCGAGGAATTCCGCGCCGCGCTCGACAAGCTGCCGCAGGACCAGCGCGAGGCATTGATCCTGGTCGGCGCCTCGGGCTTCTCCTACGAGGATGCCGCGGCGATCTGCGGCTGCGCGGTTGGCACCATCAAGAGCCGCGTCAACCGTGCGCGCTCGAAACTGAGCGCCCTGCTCTATGTCGACAGCGCCGAGGATTTCGGCCCCGACAACACCGTGCGCGCCGTGATCGGCGGCAATGGTGGCTAG
- a CDS encoding NepR family anti-sigma factor — translation MKEVKKQGGLNAEIQSRIGHQLRAMYDDVVRQGVPDRFAELIRKLDGPEAAAAAVAGGDADKNNGGD, via the coding sequence ATGAAGGAAGTAAAGAAGCAGGGCGGTCTCAACGCCGAGATTCAATCAAGAATCGGCCACCAGCTTCGCGCCATGTACGACGACGTGGTGCGACAGGGGGTGCCCGACCGCTTTGCGGAATTGATCCGCAAACTCGACGGGCCTGAGGCTGCTGCGGCGGCCGTTGCCGGGGGCGATGCTGACAAGAACAATGGAGGGGACTAA
- a CDS encoding response regulator: MSRSQVVAEHLPLLRRYARALTGNQASGDAYVGAMLEALLQDGSLLDQTHGPRAGLFRLFTQIWNSVSVNNDNADVATLSLPPERRLSNITPLPRQAFLLLSLEGFSEEEVGYILGTDIAETRKLTDAAGREMAAEIATDVLIIEDETFIAMDLESLVKNLGHNVIGVARTHSDAVALAKNKKPGLILADIQLADGSSGLDAVNELLRTFEVPVVFITAYPERFLTGERPEPAFLISKPFQPAMVSAVASQALFFQRNSRNRTARAASA, encoded by the coding sequence ATGTCCCGATCGCAGGTCGTTGCTGAACATCTTCCGTTGTTGCGGCGCTATGCGCGCGCGCTGACAGGAAACCAGGCGTCCGGAGACGCCTATGTCGGGGCCATGCTCGAGGCCCTGCTGCAGGATGGATCATTGCTGGATCAGACGCACGGCCCGCGCGCCGGGCTGTTCCGGCTGTTCACCCAGATATGGAATTCAGTGTCCGTGAACAACGACAACGCCGATGTGGCGACGTTGTCGCTGCCGCCGGAGCGCAGGCTCTCCAATATCACGCCGTTGCCGCGCCAGGCCTTCCTGCTGCTTTCGCTGGAAGGCTTCTCGGAAGAGGAGGTGGGTTATATCCTCGGTACCGACATCGCGGAGACGCGCAAGCTCACCGACGCCGCCGGCCGCGAAATGGCCGCCGAGATCGCCACCGACGTGCTGATCATCGAGGATGAGACCTTCATCGCGATGGACCTCGAGAGCCTGGTGAAGAATCTCGGCCACAACGTCATCGGCGTCGCCCGCACCCATTCGGATGCGGTGGCGCTCGCCAAGAACAAGAAGCCCGGCCTGATCCTCGCCGACATCCAACTCGCCGACGGCTCGTCGGGCCTCGATGCGGTGAACGAGCTGCTGCGCACCTTTGAGGTGCCGGTGGTGTTCATCACCGCCTATCCCGAGCGCTTCCTGACCGGCGAGCGGCCGGAGCCGGCGTTCCTGATCTCAAAGCCGTTCCAGCCGGCGATGGTGTCGGCGGTCGCGAGCCAGGCGCTGTTCTTCCAGCGCAACTCGCGCAACCGCACGGCGCGCGCGGCGTCGGCATGA
- a CDS encoding DMT family transporter has product MDTTRRDRSIGFLCLVVTASGWALNWPLMKLLLQQWPPLFARGLAGTCAAAILGLLALVRGQSLAVAREAIPRLLFASFTNVFAWMGFGTVAMKFVTVGEGALLAYTMPIWAMLFAWPVLHLRPTLRDLAALVLGVAGVALLLGGAGFAFTAGKLTGIALALSCAILFALGNVLNGKPLPMPPLTVVAWQVGIGCLVMLALGVLFEHPTYTAITPLGIGCFAYMTLMPMGICYLTWFETLRRLPPTSASTGMLLVPVIGVVSAAIILGEPLGLRELGAVVLTLGGVTLALRRA; this is encoded by the coding sequence ATGGACACAACGCGGCGCGACAGATCGATCGGTTTTCTCTGCCTGGTGGTGACGGCCTCCGGCTGGGCGCTGAACTGGCCGCTGATGAAGCTGTTGCTGCAGCAATGGCCGCCGCTGTTCGCACGCGGGTTGGCCGGGACTTGCGCGGCGGCGATCCTTGGGCTCCTCGCACTGGTCCGCGGGCAGTCGCTCGCGGTAGCCCGCGAAGCGATCCCGCGGCTGCTGTTCGCGTCGTTCACCAACGTCTTCGCCTGGATGGGCTTCGGCACCGTCGCGATGAAGTTCGTCACCGTCGGCGAGGGTGCGCTGCTGGCCTACACGATGCCGATCTGGGCGATGCTGTTCGCCTGGCCGGTCCTGCACCTCCGCCCGACGCTGCGCGACCTTGCTGCGCTGGTGCTGGGCGTCGCCGGTGTCGCGTTGCTGCTCGGCGGAGCCGGCTTTGCCTTCACCGCCGGCAAGCTGACCGGCATTGCGCTCGCGCTCTCCTGCGCGATCCTGTTCGCGCTCGGCAACGTGCTGAACGGCAAGCCGTTGCCGATGCCGCCGCTCACCGTGGTCGCCTGGCAGGTCGGCATTGGTTGCCTGGTGATGCTGGCGCTGGGCGTGCTGTTCGAGCACCCGACCTACACGGCGATCACGCCGCTCGGCATTGGCTGCTTCGCCTACATGACGCTGATGCCGATGGGCATCTGCTACCTCACCTGGTTCGAGACCCTGCGCCGTCTGCCGCCGACCTCGGCCTCGACCGGCATGCTGCTGGTGCCCGTCATCGGCGTGGTCTCCGCCGCGATCATCCTGGGCGAACCTCTGGGCCTGCGCGAACTCGGCGCCGTGGTGCTCACCCTCGGCGGCGTGACACTGGCGCTGCGGCGGGCCTGA